DNA sequence from the Fibrobacter sp. UWB11 genome:
TCGGTTGCCTTGCGAGTGTAGGCAATGTGTTCGACCGGCACGGGTTCCTCGGCGCCGCTACCAGCTTCGAGATAAACGTAACGCATGCCCATCAATTCTGCAGCAATGGAGTTCACCATGCTGAGCTTGGGCTTGTTTGCAGGCACGGGCATCGTACCGCTGATGTATTCGACTGTCGTGCGTTTGCCGCTGTTGATGAGCTGGTACGCCGTCGGAATAGCTTCCATGTTGAGTGCACGCACAAGCGCACCACCACGAACCTGTTCGTCGATAAGATAGTTCGGATTACGACCGCTCACAAGAGTCATGAAAAGCATGGCATCAAAGCCAGGAACAACCTGCGATGCTCCACCCGGGAAAAGAATAACCGGCAAATCAACGGCAGCCTTGAGCGCCGCTACCTGCTTGGGGAGTGTAAAATTACCCAAATAGGAACCGCCCACCAAAAGGAGGTCTGCTCCATTTTCCGCAGCCAATGAACCGGCCTTTACAAACGCCGCCTCGTCCGAAGTATCCGGATCCAACAGCACAGCAAACAAGGCACCACGCTTTTCAATTTCTGCATTCAAACGGAGTTCAGTTTTCCCAGGTTTCATAATAAGTCCTTTTTGCACATGACGCGCAAGATAGGTTAAAGATACAATATTTAAAAAAGAAGGCGGGGCGTACCCCGTCTTCTGTCCCTCATTTCCTCCTAACACTCACACGAGGGATCAATCTTTCATGCAACGGACGAACGAGGTCACAATGCCCACACCATAACCAACCTCAGGGTTACGCGGTTTATAGCTCCAGGCCCACAGCTGATATTGATAATCAGCCAAAAATTCTGGTTTCATAGCGAAATAAACATCGCCCTTCGTATCAACAAATCCGCTTTCTTCGTCTACCCGAGCAATAGTTTTCAATCCAAAGCCCGAGGGATCGCCCAACAAGGTGTCACCCATGCTTATACCGTCTAAAAACTTCCACAAAGTTCTCCATTCTTTACCGGTCGGAATATGCCACCCATCAGGGCAAATTCCCTGAACATGACCGTCAGCTTTTTCAACAGAATCTGCCCATGCCGTAATTTTTTGTTCATTCAAATGCGTGTAATAACAAGATTCTCGAATTTGATTAGAATCAATAACAGCAGCCCCTTCGTCCCGCCAATATTTGACATAATTCGCCACACACGTATCAAATACGTTTTCCCTTAAAAATGTCGTATCCAACATAAACGCATCATAAGCCCTATACACGCCACCATAAACACCACAGCCCGACGATTCAGCAAGTTTAAGATCATCAAAGGCAAGATAATTCAGAGCATGATTTTTCGGTTTGAGATCAAGGCACCATTCCTTATGTTCACCATTTCCAAAATCCAAATTTTCCGCCATCACCGTCAGCGGCGAACCATCAATGTTATATGTAACAGTCTTGTACATTTTTCCATTACGGTTATCAGTCATCGTCCCAGTAGAATATCCTACCTGTTTGAATCCATTTTTTGTCATTTTCCATTGGGATTCATGGCATTGAATACTGTAGTAACCTTCTTGAATTTCATAATTGGTACCTTCTTTTTCAGCAGTGCATTTGCCAAAGTCGTTCAAGGCAGACAAGAAATTTACCGCAAAGCGAATACGATTGTATGAAT
Encoded proteins:
- a CDS encoding geranylgeranylglyceryl/heptaprenylglyceryl phosphate synthase; its protein translation is MKPGKTELRLNAEIEKRGALFAVLLDPDTSDEAAFVKAGSLAAENGADLLLVGGSYLGNFTLPKQVAALKAAVDLPVILFPGGASQVVPGFDAMLFMTLVSGRNPNYLIDEQVRGGALVRALNMEAIPTAYQLINSGKRTTVEYISGTMPVPANKPKLSMVNSIAAELMGMRYVYLEAGSGAEEPVPVEHIAYTRKATEMTIITGGGIKDPQTAAVRVAAGAQIIVTGTLWEKVNDPALLKEFAAAIHVKG
- a CDS encoding FISUMP domain-containing protein, whose amino-acid sequence is MFDWKKKIVYGCVALPLMLLACSNEDANALAPIVSSQMGTEGGSAQTSLVVDLNCVHVDGRAVNLSNMDNGVKNEFLNFELASKVRMYELDSVTLDTTGKVWRSYILDTNGNFSFDSVSLKSPYVMIETQPAKSSRMQISPRLIIDVRKASNVSVNLLTHFESFRLRYLVQSGVPFDSAKAMAQREVLDAFGMYDKSPDYDKNDDEHVKDYLNFVGTYFIYVVVDPVTESFGQNGMFRNLDSWLKDALINWAESEIDVGDFGLELPYEYYETIDKTDYYQYSYNRIRFAVNFLSALNDFGKCTAEKEGTNYEIQEGYYSIQCHESQWKMTKNGFKQVGYSTGTMTDNRNGKMYKTVTYNIDGSPLTVMAENLDFGNGEHKEWCLDLKPKNHALNYLAFDDLKLAESSGCGVYGGVYRAYDAFMLDTTFLRENVFDTCVANYVKYWRDEGAAVIDSNQIRESCYYTHLNEQKITAWADSVEKADGHVQGICPDGWHIPTGKEWRTLWKFLDGISMGDTLLGDPSGFGLKTIARVDEESGFVDTKGDVYFAMKPEFLADYQYQLWAWSYKPRNPEVGYGVGIVTSFVRCMKD